A single region of the Marinobacter nanhaiticus D15-8W genome encodes:
- a CDS encoding YajQ family cyclic di-GMP-binding protein, with translation MPSFDIVSEIDMHEVTNAVDQAKRELGNRWDFKNVEADIEQDDKGITLSAEQEFQLEQLLDMLRMAFAKRNVDTRALEESGDSKAGKLVKQHFTLRQGIETPDAKKIVKLLKDSKMKVQASIQGDKVRVTGKKRDDLQAAIALIKESDLDMPLQYNNFRD, from the coding sequence ATGCCCTCATTCGATATAGTCTCTGAAATTGATATGCACGAAGTCACCAATGCCGTCGACCAGGCCAAGCGGGAGCTGGGTAATCGTTGGGATTTCAAGAACGTAGAGGCTGATATAGAGCAGGACGACAAGGGCATAACGCTGAGTGCCGAACAGGAGTTCCAGCTGGAGCAGTTGCTGGATATGCTGCGCATGGCCTTCGCCAAGCGCAATGTGGATACCCGGGCGCTGGAAGAAAGCGGCGATAGCAAGGCCGGCAAACTGGTCAAGCAGCACTTTACCCTGCGCCAGGGTATCGAAACGCCGGATGCCAAGAAAATTGTCAAACTGCTTAAGGACTCCAAAATGAAGGTCCAGGCCAGCATCCAGGGCGATAAGGTGCGGGTCACCGGCAAGAAGCGTGACGACCTACAGGCCGCCATCGCGCTGATCAAAGAATCGGACCTCGATATGCCGCTGCAATACAACAACTTCCGCGACTGA
- a CDS encoding GGDEF domain-containing response regulator → MPNLDLPILVVDDAKFSSMVVARTLKKAGYRDVRIAHNAPDALGLMEDRPVSVLIADWLMPEMDGLELTDRVRQLDEQGNHYSYVILLTARESVEALAEAFDRGVDDFIYKSDMSKQLLPRIFAADRMADRQNTLLMANALLMENNRELESRNIIDLETGLCNNAYARERLERSLRQAESRGGASAYVLVGIRNWQALKRQHSTGTMSELAVGIGRRLSHLIRPMDTLCRVGDNQYAIVAHFENPENCSVSAFRRIYDGINHKALKTTAGYISVEAGMTLCRTDVQAGTPTVADVEKAAVQGLMDAYETRLFTETAPDLLEQA, encoded by the coding sequence ATGCCCAACCTGGATCTCCCCATTCTTGTTGTCGACGATGCCAAATTCAGCAGCATGGTGGTCGCCCGCACCCTCAAGAAGGCCGGTTACCGGGACGTGCGTATCGCTCATAACGCGCCGGATGCGCTAGGTCTGATGGAAGACCGCCCGGTCAGCGTGCTGATTGCAGACTGGCTGATGCCGGAAATGGACGGACTGGAACTCACCGATCGGGTGCGCCAGCTGGACGAACAAGGCAACCATTACAGTTACGTTATTCTGCTCACTGCCCGGGAAAGCGTCGAAGCTTTGGCTGAAGCCTTCGACCGCGGCGTGGACGACTTCATCTACAAGTCCGACATGAGCAAGCAATTGTTACCACGAATCTTTGCCGCAGACCGCATGGCCGACCGGCAGAATACGTTGCTGATGGCCAACGCCCTGCTGATGGAAAACAACCGTGAGCTGGAGTCGCGCAATATCATCGACCTGGAAACAGGCCTTTGCAACAATGCCTACGCCCGTGAACGGTTAGAGCGCAGCCTGCGCCAGGCCGAATCACGCGGCGGCGCTTCTGCTTACGTGTTGGTGGGCATCCGCAATTGGCAGGCGCTCAAGCGCCAGCACAGCACCGGCACGATGAGCGAACTGGCGGTCGGTATCGGGCGCCGGTTGAGCCACCTGATCCGACCGATGGACACCCTGTGCCGGGTCGGTGACAACCAGTACGCTATCGTCGCCCATTTCGAGAATCCCGAGAACTGCAGCGTCAGCGCCTTCCGTCGCATCTACGACGGCATCAATCACAAGGCTCTTAAGACCACAGCAGGCTATATCTCCGTCGAAGCCGGCATGACCCTGTGCCGTACCGATGTCCAGGCCGGCACGCCCACCGTTGCGGACGTTGAGAAGGCCGCCGTGCAGGGATTGATGGATGCCTACGAGACCCGCCTCTTTACCGAAACCGCTCCCGATTTGCTGGAGCAGGCGTAG
- a CDS encoding AraC family transcriptional regulator produces MTTTTSPLGTASVAALRQYVRAAEQNAIDTRPLLSEAGLDPVALADDARIEGARFQQFIRLLADATHNPILGLETGDYVQPGTYSVLGYITMSCATLGEAIQYIIPYEKLVGDMGITQFFVQDDQMHLVWQCAYTDPVVRPQMIDNVIASWISYARWLGDEPDTAPLAVHLERRSPGTEYEPAYRARWGCPVYFEATDNRVVAAKSLLDIPLRQPDPNLRRALEAHAQTQMAGMESHTALLTRVQNVIRHQLLQGVSRQDIVAEQLGMTSRTLQRKLSLEGSSYQKLLDTVRQSLAEDFLGNTDLPIPEIAFRLGFSETTSFHRRFKNRAGMTPGEYRERYKAT; encoded by the coding sequence ATGACGACAACGACTTCCCCGCTCGGCACGGCTTCCGTCGCTGCCTTGCGCCAGTATGTGCGTGCTGCCGAACAAAACGCGATCGACACCCGACCGCTGCTCAGCGAAGCCGGCCTCGATCCAGTGGCGCTTGCCGACGATGCAAGGATTGAAGGCGCACGTTTCCAGCAGTTTATCCGTCTGCTAGCCGACGCCACCCACAACCCGATCCTGGGCCTGGAAACCGGCGACTATGTCCAACCCGGCACCTACAGTGTCTTGGGCTATATCACCATGAGCTGCGCCACACTGGGCGAAGCCATCCAGTACATCATTCCCTACGAGAAGCTGGTCGGCGACATGGGCATCACCCAGTTCTTCGTTCAGGACGACCAAATGCACCTTGTCTGGCAGTGCGCCTACACCGATCCCGTCGTGCGGCCCCAGATGATCGACAACGTTATCGCCTCCTGGATCAGCTACGCCCGTTGGTTGGGCGATGAACCCGACACGGCGCCTTTAGCGGTCCACCTCGAACGCCGGTCGCCAGGCACCGAGTATGAACCGGCCTATCGGGCGCGCTGGGGCTGCCCCGTATATTTCGAGGCAACCGACAATCGAGTGGTGGCGGCAAAATCGCTCCTGGATATCCCCCTGCGCCAGCCCGATCCAAACCTGCGCCGGGCCCTGGAAGCTCACGCCCAAACCCAGATGGCGGGTATGGAAAGCCATACCGCCCTCCTCACCCGGGTGCAAAACGTCATCCGGCATCAACTGTTGCAAGGGGTGAGCAGGCAGGACATCGTCGCCGAGCAACTGGGCATGACCAGCCGCACCCTTCAGCGAAAACTGAGCCTGGAAGGCAGCAGCTACCAGAAGCTACTGGATACCGTTAGGCAATCGCTGGCCGAGGATTTTTTGGGCAACACCGATCTACCCATTCCGGAAATCGCGTTTCGCCTGGGTTTCAGCGAAACCACATCGTTCCACCGTCGATTCAAGAACCGCGCGGGGATGACACCCGGCGAGTATCGGGAACGGTACAAGGCCACCTAA
- a CDS encoding CaiB/BaiF CoA transferase family protein, with product MAGPLDGLRVLDFTTLLPGPYATMMLADMGAEVLRVEAPDRLDLTRVVPPHDDGVSTAHAYLNRGKQSLALDLKKPESIDTIKLLVADYDIVIEQFRPGVMRRLGIDYDALKAVNPSLIYCAITGYGQTGPYRARAGHDINYLSLAGVSSHCGRRETGPPPMGIQVADVAGGSHHAVMGILAAVVHRQRTGEGQFVDVSMTDAAFALNAMAGAAHLAGGELPGPEQSLLNGGSFYDYYETADGRWLSVGSLEPQFTTRLCQVLGLEDMTSFGLSPKPEHQKQLKQALKKAIGDRSLAQWQTVFAEQDACVEPVLTLEEASTHPQIQSREMVIDVARENGGMQRQIGHPIKFSQTPCAASHTGRRLGADNEAVLARLKEGR from the coding sequence ATGGCAGGTCCGCTGGACGGTCTGCGGGTACTCGATTTCACCACATTACTTCCGGGACCCTACGCCACCATGATGTTAGCCGACATGGGAGCGGAGGTCCTGCGCGTTGAAGCGCCGGATCGTCTGGATCTAACCCGGGTCGTGCCGCCCCACGACGATGGCGTCAGTACGGCGCATGCCTATCTCAATCGTGGTAAGCAATCGCTGGCGCTCGATCTGAAGAAGCCGGAAAGCATCGACACGATCAAGCTCCTGGTGGCGGATTACGACATCGTGATCGAGCAGTTCCGTCCCGGTGTCATGCGGCGGCTCGGCATTGACTACGACGCCTTGAAGGCGGTGAATCCCTCGCTGATCTACTGTGCGATTACCGGCTACGGCCAGACCGGCCCTTACCGGGCTCGGGCGGGGCACGACATCAATTACCTGTCGCTGGCAGGCGTTAGCAGTCATTGTGGTCGCAGGGAGACGGGGCCGCCGCCCATGGGGATACAGGTGGCCGATGTGGCCGGTGGCTCCCATCATGCGGTGATGGGAATCCTGGCGGCAGTAGTTCATCGCCAGCGTACGGGGGAGGGCCAATTCGTGGATGTCAGCATGACCGATGCGGCTTTTGCCCTGAATGCGATGGCCGGTGCAGCCCACCTGGCGGGTGGCGAATTGCCGGGCCCCGAGCAGTCGTTGCTCAACGGCGGCAGCTTCTATGACTACTACGAGACTGCTGACGGGCGCTGGCTCTCGGTCGGCAGTCTGGAGCCCCAGTTCACGACCCGTCTGTGCCAGGTGTTGGGTCTGGAAGACATGACAAGCTTCGGATTGAGCCCGAAGCCGGAGCACCAGAAGCAACTGAAGCAGGCGCTGAAGAAGGCCATTGGTGATCGTTCGTTGGCGCAGTGGCAAACAGTCTTTGCCGAGCAGGATGCCTGCGTCGAACCGGTGCTCACGCTGGAAGAGGCTTCGACGCATCCCCAGATCCAGTCCCGGGAAATGGTGATCGATGTAGCGCGGGAGAACGGCGGGATGCAGCGTCAGATCGGCCATCCCATCAAGTTCAGTCAGACGCCCTGTGCAGCATCGCACACTGGTCGCAGGCTGGGGGCGGACAATGAAGCTGTCTTGGCTCGGTTAAAGGAAGGGCGTTAG
- a CDS encoding AraC family transcriptional regulator, which translates to MANLTVSGHFVRAALCGAELQQLDTSAMLRRAAISPELLRASGARVSSAQFSRLMQVIWQDMADEFMGMGPRRCRPGTFATMCALLNECSTLESVLIRAHQFSNLFDHPVCMRHEPRGKDRKQVALVLEVDGEIHDPKHFFRESILVIWHRLCSWLIGQAIALDEARFAYPYPPHGDEYRHIFHCPLTFEAERTELIFDARFLSAPVIRDRPEMKQFLKTSPADLLARPDEGHSYTGRIRGLIGRDFSRPVPDFEWIASELHVSPQTLRRRLKQENTSFQEIKDLLRRDLAIYHLGKKERAINDIAHLVGFTEPSTFHRAFKKWTGMTPGAWRESEAPRIQDGD; encoded by the coding sequence ATGGCAAACCTGACGGTTTCCGGACACTTTGTAAGGGCCGCCCTGTGCGGTGCCGAGCTACAACAGCTGGACACCTCGGCCATGCTGCGTCGCGCCGCGATTTCACCGGAACTACTTCGCGCCTCCGGCGCCAGGGTGAGCAGCGCCCAGTTCAGCCGGCTCATGCAGGTCATCTGGCAGGATATGGCGGACGAATTCATGGGCATGGGACCGAGACGCTGCAGGCCCGGGACCTTTGCTACCATGTGCGCCTTGCTGAATGAATGCTCGACGCTCGAAAGCGTCCTGATACGTGCGCACCAGTTCTCCAACCTGTTCGACCATCCAGTCTGCATGCGTCACGAGCCCAGGGGTAAGGACCGGAAACAGGTCGCACTGGTACTGGAAGTCGACGGCGAGATTCATGACCCGAAGCACTTCTTCCGGGAGAGCATCCTGGTCATCTGGCACCGCCTGTGCAGTTGGCTGATCGGCCAGGCGATTGCCCTGGACGAGGCTCGCTTCGCCTATCCCTATCCGCCCCACGGTGACGAGTACCGCCATATCTTCCATTGCCCGCTGACGTTCGAGGCCGAGCGTACCGAGCTGATCTTCGATGCCCGCTTCCTGTCGGCGCCGGTCATACGCGACCGGCCGGAGATGAAGCAGTTCCTCAAGACGTCCCCCGCCGACCTGTTAGCCCGTCCGGACGAGGGCCACAGCTATACCGGCAGGATCCGCGGGCTGATCGGTCGCGACTTTTCCCGCCCTGTGCCGGATTTCGAGTGGATCGCATCGGAGCTCCACGTCAGCCCGCAAACCCTGCGACGTCGCCTGAAGCAGGAAAACACGTCGTTCCAGGAAATCAAGGACCTGCTACGCCGGGACTTGGCGATCTATCACTTGGGGAAAAAGGAACGGGCGATAAACGATATCGCCCATCTGGTGGGATTTACCGAGCCGTCTACATTCCATCGCGCCTTCAAGAAGTGGACCGGCATGACGCCCGGTGCCTGGCGCGAGAGCGAGGCGCCCAGGATTCAGGACGGCGACTGA
- a CDS encoding tetratricopeptide repeat protein produces MKTRWMGVVVGGVLFTQLAYGLPPEHETRRLMLAVEKAVESQNWGEAGEYLNRLQTLQTQKPDDYAYYRGRVMYEAGHLNEAMAALETYATQAGSEGEHYTDSLELITAIEQMRKKQGAVTQAAKAKGEPVATIEPASGDSIQELQQLYLASTPLEALERHANSLLSQNAWRAGTEKIVRAEGEPDVLYRVSTAAGQLQLQETRKVADGRSQVVSNGLPVYGVNPLLDWDCLPGERTCFIYDPRDGSRWIKLGGQESTTEELARTLGDLIRRLQSPS; encoded by the coding sequence ATGAAAACCAGATGGATGGGTGTTGTAGTCGGTGGAGTGCTGTTCACCCAATTGGCGTATGGCTTGCCGCCGGAACATGAAACGCGCCGGCTGATGCTTGCGGTGGAAAAGGCAGTGGAGAGCCAGAACTGGGGCGAAGCGGGTGAGTACCTGAACCGCCTGCAGACACTGCAAACGCAGAAACCGGACGACTACGCCTACTATCGTGGCCGGGTCATGTACGAAGCCGGTCACCTCAACGAGGCCATGGCTGCGCTGGAAACCTACGCCACCCAGGCCGGGAGCGAGGGTGAGCACTATACCGATTCCCTTGAACTGATCACCGCCATCGAGCAGATGCGCAAGAAGCAGGGTGCCGTCACCCAGGCCGCAAAGGCGAAGGGCGAACCGGTGGCGACCATAGAGCCGGCCAGTGGCGATTCGATCCAGGAGCTGCAGCAGCTCTATTTGGCCAGCACGCCCCTGGAAGCCCTGGAGCGTCATGCCAATAGCCTGCTATCCCAGAATGCCTGGCGAGCCGGTACCGAAAAGATCGTGCGGGCTGAAGGGGAGCCTGATGTCCTGTATCGGGTGAGCACGGCGGCGGGGCAGTTGCAGCTGCAGGAAACCCGCAAGGTGGCCGACGGACGCTCTCAAGTCGTTTCCAACGGGTTACCGGTTTACGGCGTAAATCCGCTGCTCGACTGGGACTGCCTGCCTGGTGAGCGCACCTGCTTTATATATGACCCTCGGGATGGCTCGCGCTGGATCAAGCTGGGTGGCCAGGAATCCACCACCGAAGAGCTGGCCCGCACCCTGGGCGACTTGATCCGCCGACTTCAGTCGCCGTCCTGA
- the rmuC gene encoding DNA recombination protein RmuC, which translates to MPLSFPRELLPEFVTVGLVAAIMTAIVVALIYRRHTATQVAQAQVRLDEMKARAEAAEAQGREASQSMALLEQQREQSRLVGNQLRQQLEATETAREDWRRRTGELENRVASLEAERNAAQRHEKALEEDLENLRGQYESAQRSLSEARVSIREYEVIREEERRATREKLELLERNRDALKQEFENLANRIFEQKNERFSQQTRTSLDTLLNPFREQLTDFRKRVEDVYTTETRDRQALRSEIESLQKLNRQITEEAANLTKALKGDKKIQGNWGELILERVLEKSGLRKGVEYDTQGSYRDGDGQLFRPDVVVHLPDERNLIVDSKVSLLAYQQWVTAEDDIERQEALKAHVDAVRQHIRTLSEKDYSQLHGLRSPDFVLLFMPIEPAFVAAFQQDENLFGEAFDRKIIVVTPTTLLATLRTIENIWRYERQSQNARRIADRAGAVYDKLRVFVESMERLGSQLQTVHGTYDSAMNTLTRGKGNLISQANRFVELGVRVKKELPKSVRDQAEVESIAAEEGLAADESLATDEDLPVDQSLAKDKGDAGNDAGS; encoded by the coding sequence GTGCCGTTGTCGTTTCCCAGAGAACTGCTTCCCGAATTCGTGACCGTCGGCTTGGTGGCTGCCATTATGACAGCGATCGTCGTGGCCCTGATATATCGTCGCCATACGGCTACACAGGTCGCGCAGGCCCAGGTCCGGTTGGACGAGATGAAGGCACGGGCCGAGGCAGCCGAAGCCCAGGGGCGGGAGGCATCGCAATCCATGGCGTTGCTCGAGCAGCAGCGCGAACAGTCTCGACTGGTGGGAAATCAGCTTCGTCAACAACTCGAAGCAACCGAGACTGCGAGGGAAGATTGGCGGCGCAGGACCGGCGAACTGGAGAACCGCGTCGCTTCGCTGGAGGCCGAGCGCAACGCCGCACAGCGTCACGAGAAAGCCCTGGAAGAGGATCTGGAAAACCTGCGTGGCCAGTACGAATCAGCCCAGCGCTCGCTATCCGAGGCCAGGGTGTCGATCCGGGAATACGAGGTCATCCGGGAGGAGGAGCGTCGCGCCACCCGCGAGAAGCTGGAACTGTTGGAGCGCAACCGGGATGCCCTGAAGCAGGAGTTCGAGAACCTGGCGAATCGCATCTTCGAGCAGAAGAACGAGCGTTTTTCCCAGCAGACCCGCACCAGTCTGGATACCCTGCTCAACCCCTTTCGAGAGCAGCTCACCGATTTCCGCAAGCGGGTGGAGGACGTCTATACCACCGAAACCCGGGACCGCCAGGCGCTGCGTAGCGAAATCGAATCCCTGCAGAAGCTCAACCGCCAGATTACCGAAGAGGCGGCCAACCTGACCAAGGCGCTCAAGGGTGACAAGAAGATTCAGGGTAACTGGGGCGAACTGATCCTCGAGCGGGTGCTGGAAAAATCAGGTCTGCGCAAGGGCGTCGAGTATGATACCCAGGGCAGCTATCGTGACGGCGATGGTCAGCTGTTCCGGCCGGATGTGGTGGTGCACCTGCCGGACGAGCGCAACCTGATCGTCGACTCGAAAGTCTCCTTGCTCGCGTATCAGCAATGGGTGACCGCCGAGGACGACATTGAGCGCCAGGAAGCGCTCAAGGCCCACGTGGACGCTGTACGCCAGCATATCCGCACCTTGAGCGAGAAAGACTACAGTCAGTTGCACGGCCTCCGGTCGCCGGATTTCGTGCTGCTGTTCATGCCTATCGAACCGGCGTTCGTGGCGGCCTTCCAGCAGGACGAGAATCTGTTTGGTGAGGCGTTCGATCGCAAGATTATCGTTGTCACACCGACAACGCTATTGGCCACCCTGCGAACCATCGAGAATATCTGGCGTTATGAGCGCCAGAGTCAGAATGCGCGGCGGATTGCCGACCGTGCCGGGGCGGTCTACGACAAACTCCGGGTCTTCGTGGAGTCCATGGAGCGTCTCGGCAGCCAGCTACAGACGGTTCATGGCACTTACGATTCAGCCATGAATACGCTGACCCGCGGCAAGGGCAACCTGATTTCCCAGGCCAACCGTTTCGTGGAACTGGGTGTGCGCGTCAAGAAGGAGCTGCCCAAGAGCGTGCGCGACCAGGCCGAGGTTGAGAGTATTGCCGCGGAGGAAGGTCTAGCTGCGGACGAAAGTCTGGCGACGGACGAAGACTTGCCTGTGGATCAAAGCCTGGCCAAGGACAAAGGCGATGCAGGTAACGATGCAGGCAGTTAG